One genomic window of Polyangium aurulentum includes the following:
- a CDS encoding kelch repeat-containing protein codes for MTHLFNPPRPSMRRRCAGLAATLAMAACSAQDPTSLKASSTEALSVTTNAGLTTAPQWQAVPQHGDLPTALWEAGVSFARSNDPDIVYRFGGQIGAFPTDFTVNDFYSLDLSTMTWTNLGSPETPAPRADTLMIPGPCGNCVSIVGGRGRFRTGSDHMFPEMWTYHTKSRQWELAPQEEQGDPFAMRRSSAAVVGVPAPGHPKKKTFYAFGGVGNTLPRFATTPGGLRDDLAIYDEEAGWQIVPTYGEKPAPRAWPAGAYDPATHSLLIFGGYRLGADQGPDTPPGELFGPTNYENDLWSLRLDTFTWTRLHPEGALPSPRDNAVIFFDTAHGGLVVFGGSGFDGVSNDLWYYSMAANRWTEITLDPIAPIPPARVGGVSFVRETTTAFELFLHGGSTSDGGSSSFFDDLWKLTWSKH; via the coding sequence ATGACGCACCTTTTCAATCCGCCTCGCCCATCCATGCGCCGCCGTTGCGCCGGCCTCGCGGCGACCCTCGCCATGGCCGCCTGCAGCGCCCAAGACCCCACGTCGCTCAAGGCCTCCTCGACGGAGGCGCTTTCGGTGACGACCAATGCGGGGCTCACCACGGCTCCGCAATGGCAGGCCGTCCCGCAGCATGGCGACCTCCCGACCGCGCTCTGGGAGGCCGGCGTCTCGTTCGCGCGCAGCAACGATCCCGATATCGTCTACCGTTTTGGCGGCCAGATCGGGGCGTTCCCCACCGATTTCACCGTGAACGACTTCTACTCCCTCGATCTCTCCACGATGACGTGGACGAACCTGGGGTCGCCCGAGACCCCCGCGCCGCGGGCCGACACGCTGATGATCCCCGGCCCCTGCGGCAACTGCGTGAGCATCGTCGGCGGCCGGGGCCGGTTCCGGACCGGCTCGGATCACATGTTCCCCGAGATGTGGACCTACCACACGAAGAGTCGTCAATGGGAACTGGCCCCGCAGGAGGAGCAGGGAGATCCATTCGCCATGCGCCGCTCGTCCGCCGCAGTCGTGGGGGTGCCGGCGCCTGGCCACCCGAAGAAGAAGACGTTTTATGCGTTCGGCGGCGTGGGCAATACGCTGCCGCGGTTCGCCACGACGCCCGGCGGTCTGCGCGACGACCTCGCCATCTACGACGAGGAGGCGGGCTGGCAAATCGTCCCGACCTACGGCGAGAAGCCCGCGCCGCGGGCCTGGCCCGCGGGTGCATACGATCCGGCCACCCATTCGTTGCTGATCTTTGGCGGCTACCGCCTCGGGGCGGACCAGGGGCCGGACACGCCGCCCGGAGAGCTCTTCGGTCCGACGAACTACGAGAATGATCTCTGGTCGCTCCGCCTCGATACGTTCACCTGGACCCGGCTCCACCCGGAGGGAGCTCTGCCGTCACCGCGCGACAACGCCGTGATCTTCTTCGATACCGCGCACGGCGGGCTCGTCGTCTTCGGCGGGAGCGGGTTCGACGGGGTTTCGAATGATCTCTGGTACTACTCGATGGCCGCGAACCGGTGGACCGAGATCACCCTCGATCCCATCGCCCCGATTCCCCCGGCGCGCGTGGGAGGCGTCTCCTTCGTGCGCGAGACGACGACGGCCTTCGAGCTCTTCCTCCACGGCGGGTCCACGTCCGATGGCGGCTCGAGCTCGTTCTTCGACGACCTGTGGAAGCTGACCTGGTCGAAGCACTGA